The Achromobacter deleyi genome has a window encoding:
- a CDS encoding aromatic ring-hydroxylating oxygenase subunit alpha: MGHKTIDELVRADEGLVSRSIFVDDEIFQQELRQVFSRAWLFVGHESLVPKPDDYFVSRMGTESVILTRDRQGQIQVMLNSCAHRGMKLCRYDHGNNRTFTCPYHGWSFSTDGKLVEKPGELVGVPGHATHYKGELDKKQWGLKTVAQVVNYKGAIWATWDPDAPPFLDYLGNMRLYLDAALDHRDGSPGGSEVIGGVQKWRVKCNWKFAPENFIGDLYHDISHRSVDIVGIGPGGGKGRRDPSATRSAICFPELGHGLLGRLPFYEEGPYAPQYARYPEVEAYFRQIHEQRERTLGSAMRVQLSVGTIFPNMSFHGRQPRTLAVFHPISATEMEMWRMYLVDKDAPEAVKEAARHYFLRYSGPGGMTESDDMENWTGATEASMGAISRELYFNYQMGVGHAQPVPEIPGCSVNGEYTEENARIYYRRWAQFMNGLSWDQLMAGSVRAEEKAA, translated from the coding sequence ATGGGTCATAAGACGATCGATGAGTTGGTGCGCGCCGACGAGGGGCTGGTCAGCCGGTCTATCTTCGTGGACGACGAGATCTTTCAGCAGGAGCTGCGGCAGGTGTTCTCGCGGGCCTGGCTGTTCGTGGGGCATGAGAGCCTGGTACCCAAGCCGGACGACTACTTCGTGTCGAGGATGGGTACGGAGTCCGTCATCCTGACGCGCGACCGGCAGGGGCAGATCCAGGTCATGCTCAACAGCTGTGCGCATCGCGGCATGAAGCTGTGCCGCTATGACCACGGCAACAACCGGACCTTCACCTGTCCGTACCATGGCTGGAGTTTTTCCACCGACGGCAAGTTGGTGGAGAAGCCCGGCGAGCTGGTCGGCGTGCCCGGCCATGCGACGCACTACAAGGGCGAGCTGGACAAGAAGCAATGGGGCCTGAAGACGGTGGCGCAGGTGGTGAACTACAAGGGCGCCATCTGGGCGACCTGGGACCCCGACGCGCCGCCGTTTCTGGATTACCTGGGCAATATGCGCCTGTACCTGGATGCGGCGCTGGATCATCGCGATGGCAGCCCGGGCGGTTCCGAGGTGATCGGCGGGGTGCAGAAATGGCGGGTGAAGTGCAACTGGAAGTTCGCGCCCGAGAATTTCATCGGGGACCTGTACCACGACATCAGCCACCGTTCGGTGGATATCGTGGGCATCGGGCCGGGCGGCGGCAAGGGCAGGCGCGATCCTTCCGCGACGCGGTCGGCGATCTGTTTTCCGGAGCTGGGGCACGGGCTGCTGGGCCGGCTGCCGTTCTATGAAGAAGGGCCTTATGCGCCGCAGTACGCGCGCTATCCGGAGGTGGAGGCCTACTTCCGCCAGATCCACGAGCAGCGCGAGCGCACGCTGGGTTCGGCCATGCGGGTGCAGCTCAGCGTGGGCACGATTTTTCCGAATATGTCGTTTCACGGGCGTCAGCCGCGCACGCTGGCGGTGTTCCATCCCATCAGCGCGACCGAGATGGAGATGTGGCGCATGTATCTGGTGGACAAGGACGCGCCCGAGGCCGTCAAGGAAGCGGCGCGCCACTATTTCCTGCGCTATTCGGGGCCGGGCGGCATGACCGAGTCGGACGACATGGAGAACTGGACGGGCGCCACCGAGGCCAGCATGGGCGCCATCTCGCGCGAGCTCTATTTCAACTACCAGATGGGCGTGGGCCACGCGCAGCCCGTGCCCGAAATCCCGGGCTGTTCCGTCAACGGCGAATACACGGAAGAGAACGCGCGCATCTATTACCGGCGCTGGGCGCAATTCATGAACGGCTTGTCGTGGGACCAGCTGATGGCGGGCTCCGTGCGTGCCGAGGAGAAAGCCGCATGA
- a CDS encoding 2-hydroxyacid dehydrogenase: MNQKPKVIVSAPLPADLRERLAARCEIVDVPTGQNPAETLPAELRSQIAGMVCTMRTKVDQALLDALPALQVSSNFAVGFDNVDLAAATRRKVLICNTPGVLDGAVADVTIGLMLCLARNLVAGDAFVRSGAWTKGAFPLTHDIRGKTLGLLGMGRIGRVVARAAQAFDMKVVYHNRRQDPQAEGLATYVERDELFRVSDVLSVHIPLSAETRHSVGKRELGLMKPSAYLINTARGPVIDEAALVEALRAGTIAGAGLDVMEQEPLPPTSPLCELPNVVLQAHVGSATHETRRAMIDLAVANLMDALGNQTPRAMVNPEVWQARA; the protein is encoded by the coding sequence ATGAATCAAAAGCCCAAAGTCATCGTATCCGCGCCGCTGCCGGCGGATTTGCGCGAACGCCTCGCCGCGCGTTGCGAGATAGTCGATGTGCCAACCGGGCAGAATCCGGCCGAAACCCTGCCGGCGGAGCTGCGTTCGCAGATCGCCGGCATGGTCTGCACCATGCGCACCAAGGTCGATCAGGCCTTGCTGGATGCCTTGCCGGCGCTGCAGGTCAGTTCAAACTTCGCGGTGGGGTTCGATAACGTCGATCTGGCGGCCGCCACGCGGCGCAAGGTGCTGATCTGCAATACGCCCGGCGTGCTGGACGGCGCGGTGGCGGACGTGACCATCGGCCTGATGCTGTGCCTGGCCCGCAATCTGGTGGCGGGCGATGCCTTCGTGCGCAGCGGGGCCTGGACCAAGGGCGCGTTCCCTCTGACGCACGACATCCGTGGCAAGACGCTGGGCCTGCTCGGCATGGGCCGTATCGGCCGGGTGGTGGCGCGCGCGGCGCAGGCCTTCGACATGAAGGTGGTCTATCACAACCGTCGCCAGGATCCGCAGGCCGAAGGCCTGGCCACCTATGTCGAGCGGGATGAGTTGTTCAGGGTGTCGGATGTGCTCAGCGTGCATATTCCGCTGTCCGCCGAAACGCGCCACTCCGTCGGCAAACGCGAACTGGGCCTGATGAAGCCAAGCGCCTACCTGATCAACACCGCGCGCGGGCCGGTCATTGATGAAGCCGCGCTGGTCGAGGCGCTGCGCGCCGGCACCATCGCGGGCGCCGGGCTGGACGTGATGGAGCAGGAACCGCTGCCGCCCACCAGCCCGCTGTGCGAACTGCCCAATGTGGTGCTGCAGGCCCACGTGGGCAGCGCCACGCACGAGACGCGGCGCGCCATGATCGACTTGGCCGTAGCCAACCTGATGGACGCGCTGGGCAACCAGACGCCGCGGGCCATGGTCAATCCGGAAGTCTGGCAGGCACGCGCCTGA
- a CDS encoding 3-phenylpropionate/cinnamic acid dioxygenase subunit beta, producing the protein MNATIENAPAVAQDASVDDMQVWWQVQRFLHYEADLLDHRDFETWLGLLDEDIAYRMPLTRNVRRDAMAQEYSGKQDAAWFDEGIDTLRQRVAQIKTGIHWAEEPASRVSHLVTNIRVLDVAPDEGGGERVRVRSRFLIYQNRLQAEVNLFVGKREDVLRRRDGRWTILSREIHLDQNVLLSKALTIFF; encoded by the coding sequence ATGAACGCGACCATCGAAAATGCGCCGGCCGTAGCGCAGGATGCCAGCGTGGATGACATGCAGGTCTGGTGGCAGGTGCAGCGTTTTCTGCACTACGAGGCCGATCTGCTGGACCACCGCGACTTCGAGACCTGGCTGGGCCTGCTGGACGAGGACATCGCTTATCGCATGCCGCTGACGCGCAATGTGCGGCGCGACGCCATGGCGCAGGAATACTCCGGCAAGCAGGATGCCGCGTGGTTCGACGAGGGCATCGATACGCTGCGCCAGCGGGTGGCGCAGATCAAGACCGGCATTCACTGGGCCGAGGAACCGGCCTCGCGGGTGTCGCATCTGGTGACCAACATTCGGGTGCTGGATGTGGCGCCGGACGAGGGCGGCGGCGAGCGGGTGCGGGTGCGCTCGCGCTTTCTGATCTATCAGAACCGGCTGCAGGCCGAGGTCAATCTGTTCGTCGGCAAGCGCGAGGATGTGCTGCGCAGACGCGACGGACGCTGGACGATTCTGTCGCGGGAGATACACCTGGACCAGAACGTCCTGCTTTCCAAGGCGCTCACGATCTTCTTCTAG
- a CDS encoding ATP-dependent helicase, whose protein sequence is MTTTSPSAQFFPAGFAPTEEQRKIQTSRSRTSLVIANAGAAKTTTLALRVGEALTRGLPPEDILALTFTDEARQVLQARLVDVGIAYNTARRVNVQTVEDFAQRVLSKIEDGKPEILHSTREQQAYALSALENVALSHPQYAGLLDIRTHNTAVSQFLDNLLKLKATMTLSAEGGSDPEYAAESAGIPLTDYLWALEYEKQRVDLFGYVDARGFFDATYDLACMLRSGPDTHHQLPFYKLVVCDELHDLNEASFGIIEALLSAGITYFVGVGDKDQVIYSHLGADESFLEHRISSSFPDCARFPLTMTYRHGPHLAYAMEAFKRKPVDSNLPVRTEIREPTYTNTPGACGSEVVKAVLQWKQDGKSLDGCCVLLRDAHQSIEMENALMNAGVQYRTLTMNSYLLREEILFLRGMIAIALDDFHHVAAPGTREAIVEALATFAEVPLTPQELGEAKTTLSKEPSALKHFFDGQIQRVGSVAARTRIAEAVSYLRGLSVDTPAHGALEQVRDIMDMDKLARRLYVHPYEASVVSKSVSGFITTALNSGKTLRQFSEWIGTAEAFAGARPGKNAVLMDCIVNVKGKEFEHVILPFMDAGEFPNPLRELEEEKNLFYVAATRTKSRLTLIASEQPALRSEFLAQLQLGSIQKRADTALRRNLAVPAKPLGHRDLKVAYANRDVVKAMGAQWDKTRKVWYVPANLDPEPFRNWFADLP, encoded by the coding sequence ATGACCACCACTTCACCTTCCGCTCAGTTCTTCCCCGCAGGATTCGCCCCAACCGAAGAACAAAGAAAAATCCAGACATCGCGGAGCCGGACGAGCCTGGTCATCGCCAATGCCGGGGCCGCAAAGACGACGACCTTGGCCCTGCGTGTCGGAGAGGCGCTTACCCGGGGTCTGCCGCCCGAAGACATCCTCGCGCTGACCTTCACCGATGAAGCCCGGCAAGTCCTGCAGGCGCGTCTGGTGGACGTGGGTATCGCCTACAACACGGCCAGGCGGGTCAACGTGCAGACCGTGGAAGATTTCGCGCAACGCGTCCTGTCGAAGATCGAGGATGGCAAGCCGGAAATCCTGCATTCCACGCGCGAGCAACAGGCTTATGCCCTGTCCGCGCTGGAAAACGTGGCGCTCAGCCATCCGCAGTACGCGGGCCTGCTCGACATACGCACACACAACACCGCGGTCAGCCAGTTTCTGGATAACTTGCTGAAGCTGAAAGCGACGATGACGCTTTCCGCCGAAGGCGGCAGCGACCCGGAGTATGCGGCGGAAAGCGCGGGCATTCCGCTGACGGACTACCTTTGGGCCCTCGAATATGAAAAGCAGCGCGTGGACCTGTTCGGCTATGTCGACGCCCGCGGCTTTTTCGACGCGACCTATGACCTGGCCTGCATGCTGCGGTCCGGGCCTGACACACATCACCAGCTGCCTTTCTACAAGCTGGTGGTCTGCGATGAATTGCATGACCTCAACGAAGCATCGTTCGGCATCATCGAAGCCCTGTTAAGCGCAGGCATCACCTACTTCGTCGGCGTGGGGGATAAAGACCAGGTCATCTATTCGCACCTGGGCGCGGATGAATCATTCCTGGAACATCGCATTTCCTCCAGCTTTCCGGATTGCGCCAGGTTTCCGCTGACGATGACATACCGCCATGGCCCCCACCTGGCGTACGCCATGGAAGCCTTCAAGCGCAAACCCGTCGATTCCAATCTTCCCGTACGCACGGAGATCCGCGAACCGACGTACACGAACACTCCGGGCGCCTGCGGATCCGAAGTCGTCAAAGCCGTTCTTCAATGGAAGCAGGACGGCAAATCGCTGGATGGCTGCTGCGTCCTGCTGCGCGACGCCCACCAATCCATAGAGATGGAAAATGCGCTCATGAACGCGGGCGTGCAATACCGCACGCTGACGATGAACAGCTATCTGCTGCGCGAAGAGATTCTGTTTCTGCGCGGCATGATCGCCATCGCCCTGGACGATTTCCACCACGTCGCGGCCCCCGGCACGCGCGAAGCGATCGTGGAGGCGCTGGCCACGTTTGCGGAGGTACCCCTGACGCCGCAGGAGCTGGGCGAGGCCAAGACCACGCTATCGAAAGAGCCGTCGGCGTTGAAGCACTTTTTCGATGGGCAGATTCAGCGTGTGGGCAGTGTCGCGGCGCGTACCCGTATCGCGGAGGCGGTGTCGTACCTGCGCGGCCTGTCCGTCGACACGCCCGCCCATGGCGCCCTGGAGCAGGTCCGCGACATCATGGATATGGATAAATTGGCCAGGCGCCTGTATGTCCATCCCTACGAAGCGTCGGTCGTCAGCAAGTCCGTCAGCGGGTTCATCACGACCGCCCTGAATTCCGGCAAGACCCTGCGCCAGTTTTCCGAATGGATCGGCACCGCGGAAGCGTTTGCCGGCGCGCGCCCCGGCAAGAACGCGGTGTTGATGGACTGCATCGTCAACGTCAAAGGCAAGGAATTCGAACACGTCATCCTGCCGTTCATGGACGCCGGCGAATTTCCCAATCCGCTGCGTGAACTTGAAGAAGAAAAGAACCTGTTCTATGTGGCCGCGACCCGGACGAAATCACGGCTGACCCTGATTGCCTCCGAGCAACCCGCGTTGCGCAGCGAGTTCCTGGCCCAGCTGCAGCTGGGCAGCATCCAGAAGCGGGCGGACACCGCCCTGCGCCGCAATCTGGCGGTGCCTGCCAAGCCCCTGGGCCATCGGGATCTCAAGGTCGCGTACGCCAACAGGGATGTGGTGAAGGCGATGGGGGCTCAATGGGACAAGACACGGAAGGTCTGGTACGTGCCCGCCAACCTGGATCCGGAGCCGTTCAGGAACTGGTTCGCCGACCTTCCCTAG
- a CDS encoding FAD-dependent oxidoreductase, with product MESSRLQRVHTAIIGAGHAGVECAWALRAAGVEGDVALFGAEAHAPYERPPLSKALLTGGTSAERIALRADSAYEKSRVVVVAGDPVVGIDTAAHRLRTRSGRVVNYEHCVLATGASARGIADVAGEQVYSVRGLDDAHRLREALGPGIRLLVVGAGYLGLEAACSARKLGAEVLVLEQGGNVMAGKVSEPTATRIGDLHREAGIEIRHGAAVARWERTTTGWRAHLADGSAVDADRVLVSIGAIAETALAEAAGLICLDGVVVDECCRTSAPDVYAIGDCASAFRGELQRHARIESVQNALSQARMAAAAIAGKSPPAPRPPTFWSEQQGRRLQMAGLVNPAEPCRDVLLPTAKGWMVERYQQGRLAAIEAVDSPVEFIKGVPRIGTPESAS from the coding sequence ATGGAATCTTCCCGTTTGCAGCGGGTGCACACGGCCATCATCGGCGCGGGCCATGCGGGGGTGGAGTGCGCCTGGGCGCTGCGCGCGGCCGGCGTCGAGGGCGATGTGGCGCTGTTCGGCGCGGAGGCGCATGCGCCCTACGAGCGGCCGCCGCTGTCCAAGGCGCTGCTGACCGGGGGGACCAGCGCCGAGCGCATCGCCTTGCGTGCCGACAGCGCCTACGAGAAATCGCGCGTGGTGGTGGTGGCGGGCGACCCGGTGGTCGGCATCGACACCGCCGCGCATCGCTTGCGCACCCGCTCCGGCCGGGTGGTGAACTATGAGCATTGCGTGCTGGCGACCGGGGCCAGCGCCCGCGGCATCGCCGACGTGGCGGGCGAGCAGGTCTACTCGGTGCGCGGGCTGGACGACGCGCACCGGCTGCGCGAGGCGCTGGGCCCGGGCATCCGGCTGCTGGTGGTCGGCGCGGGATACCTGGGGCTGGAGGCCGCCTGTTCGGCGCGCAAGCTGGGCGCCGAGGTGCTGGTGCTGGAGCAGGGCGGCAACGTGATGGCGGGCAAGGTGTCCGAACCCACCGCCACGCGCATCGGCGACCTGCACCGCGAGGCCGGCATCGAGATCCGCCACGGCGCAGCGGTGGCGCGATGGGAGCGCACGACGACCGGCTGGCGCGCCCATCTGGCCGACGGCAGTGCGGTGGACGCGGATCGGGTGCTGGTCTCCATCGGCGCCATCGCCGAGACCGCGCTGGCCGAGGCCGCGGGCCTGATCTGCCTGGACGGCGTGGTGGTGGACGAGTGCTGCCGGACCTCGGCGCCGGATGTCTATGCCATCGGCGACTGCGCCAGCGCTTTCCGGGGCGAACTGCAGCGCCATGCCCGCATCGAAAGCGTGCAGAACGCGCTGTCGCAGGCGCGCATGGCGGCGGCCGCCATTGCGGGCAAGAGCCCGCCGGCGCCGCGTCCGCCCACGTTCTGGTCGGAGCAGCAAGGGCGGCGCCTGCAGATGGCGGGCCTGGTCAATCCCGCCGAACCTTGCCGCGACGTGTTGCTGCCCACCGCCAAGGGGTGGATGGTGGAGCGCTATCAGCAGGGCCGGCTGGCCGCGATCGAAGCAGTCGACAGCCCGGTGGAATTCATCAAGGGCGTGCCGCGCATCGGCACGCCGGAATCGGCCTCATGA
- a CDS encoding 2Fe-2S iron-sulfur cluster-binding protein: MPFAIFELPDGAEQVLDVPDDWSLMEAARRDGLDGIVAECGGGAICGTCHVQVDASWHARLEPPGMAEEALLEVVPERCATSRLSCQVIMTPDLDGIRVRVPSSQLEL, from the coding sequence ATGCCCTTTGCCATATTTGAGTTGCCCGACGGCGCCGAGCAGGTGCTGGACGTTCCCGACGACTGGTCACTGATGGAGGCGGCCCGGCGCGACGGCCTGGACGGCATCGTCGCCGAGTGCGGCGGCGGCGCCATCTGTGGCACCTGTCATGTGCAGGTGGACGCATCCTGGCATGCCCGGCTGGAGCCGCCGGGCATGGCGGAGGAAGCGCTGCTCGAAGTGGTGCCCGAGCGCTGCGCCACCAGCCGCCTGTCCTGTCAGGTGATCATGACCCCGGACCTGGACGGCATCCGCGTGCGCGTGCCGTCTTCGCAGCTTGAGCTCTAG
- a CDS encoding FitA-like ribbon-helix-helix domain-containing protein has translation MATMTIRNIDDQLKARLRIQAAQHGRSMEDEARDILRAALSSELPRGPSLIGAIRARIVPLGGLELDLPAREPIRTPPELDA, from the coding sequence ATGGCGACCATGACCATCCGAAACATCGACGACCAACTCAAGGCACGCCTACGCATACAGGCAGCCCAGCACGGACGTTCGATGGAGGACGAGGCCCGCGACATTCTGCGCGCCGCCCTTTCCTCTGAGCTGCCCCGCGGCCCTTCGCTGATCGGTGCGATCCGCGCGCGCATCGTCCCGCTGGGGGGGCTTGAGTTGGATCTGCCTGCACGTGAACCAATACGCACGCCGCCGGAGCTCGACGCTTGA
- a CDS encoding Bug family tripartite tricarboxylate transporter substrate binding protein, with the protein MKRRSALKLMGAAAGLSLTGRGWAQNGPYPSRVIKIIVSSTPGSATDLAGRLVGDLLYARYGQSVVIENRAGAGGVIGMQAAAASKPDGYTLTTGGLGHNVLPPATLRGLPIDIPTALLPIAQVAEFVNALVVRVDHPANTVPELIEHLRASKRKPLYGSNGIGSSSQMTAELFAMRTGLKFDHVPYKGAADALVGTANGDLDVCFMNLPPTLPMVEGKRLKALAVTSAYRARQLPNVPTMQEQGMADFDVTSWLGMYAPAQVDRAIIAQLSDTIVTGLATPEYQARIIGAGFEPKLRNAAEFQAFSAAEFKRWSEVARQAGIVVDYGGK; encoded by the coding sequence ATGAAACGTCGCAGTGCGTTGAAGCTGATGGGCGCCGCAGCCGGCCTGAGTCTTACAGGCCGGGGCTGGGCGCAGAACGGGCCCTACCCGTCCCGAGTCATCAAGATCATCGTCTCATCCACACCCGGAAGCGCCACCGATCTTGCGGGGAGGCTGGTCGGTGACCTGCTCTACGCCAGGTACGGCCAGAGCGTGGTGATCGAAAACCGCGCCGGCGCCGGCGGCGTCATCGGCATGCAGGCCGCCGCCGCCTCCAAGCCAGACGGCTACACCCTGACCACCGGCGGCCTGGGCCACAACGTCCTGCCGCCCGCGACCCTGCGCGGACTGCCCATCGACATCCCCACCGCGTTGCTGCCCATCGCCCAGGTGGCGGAATTCGTCAATGCGCTGGTCGTGCGCGTGGACCATCCCGCCAACACGGTGCCCGAACTGATCGAGCACCTGCGCGCCAGCAAGCGCAAACCGTTGTACGGCAGCAATGGCATCGGCAGTTCGTCGCAGATGACGGCCGAGCTCTTTGCCATGCGCACCGGACTGAAGTTCGACCACGTGCCCTACAAGGGCGCGGCCGACGCCCTGGTCGGCACGGCCAACGGCGACCTGGACGTCTGTTTCATGAACCTGCCGCCCACGCTGCCCATGGTGGAAGGCAAGCGCCTGAAGGCGCTGGCGGTCACCAGCGCCTATCGGGCCCGGCAGCTGCCCAACGTGCCGACGATGCAGGAACAGGGCATGGCGGACTTCGACGTGACCAGCTGGCTGGGCATGTACGCGCCCGCCCAGGTCGATCGCGCCATCATCGCGCAGTTGTCGGACACCATCGTCACCGGGCTTGCGACACCCGAGTATCAGGCCCGGATCATCGGCGCCGGGTTCGAACCCAAGCTACGCAACGCAGCCGAATTCCAGGCCTTCTCGGCTGCGGAGTTCAAGCGCTGGAGCGAGGTGGCCAGGCAGGCCGGAATCGTCGTGGACTACGGCGGCAAGTAA
- a CDS encoding Bug family tripartite tricarboxylate transporter substrate binding protein has translation MHRRTVLKAIAGGVAMATAGMSRAADGAFPSKPLRLIVPYPPGGVTDVAGRLAGEILTRKFGQPVVVENRPGANGMIGSQQVATAPADGYTLLLNGLGGMVLPMATVTGLPLDMSRAFTPIGQMAEFINVLIVRADSPIRSVNDLIAAAQARSKDGLNYGSNGIGTSVHLTTAFFAQRTGTNLLHVPYKGSGEMLVDVVNGNLDFSFSNLPPVMGLVRKGSIRAIAVTSSYRSKQLPDVPTMAEQGVADFDVTSWLGLYGPAGLPPDLVRKLSAALQEGMAQPQSAETLSAAGFEPRPSDAAAFAELNRAELARWKQVASRANISLKFGA, from the coding sequence ATGCATAGACGTACTGTATTGAAAGCCATCGCCGGGGGTGTCGCGATGGCGACGGCCGGGATGTCGCGGGCCGCCGACGGGGCCTTTCCCTCCAAGCCGCTGCGCCTGATCGTGCCCTATCCGCCGGGCGGCGTGACCGACGTGGCGGGGCGCCTGGCGGGGGAGATCCTTACCCGCAAGTTCGGCCAGCCGGTGGTGGTGGAGAACCGCCCCGGCGCCAACGGCATGATCGGCAGCCAGCAGGTGGCGACGGCGCCGGCGGACGGCTATACGCTGCTGCTCAATGGGCTGGGCGGCATGGTGCTGCCCATGGCTACGGTCACGGGGCTGCCGCTGGACATGTCGCGCGCCTTCACGCCGATCGGGCAGATGGCCGAGTTCATCAATGTGCTGATCGTGCGGGCGGATTCGCCGATACGCAGCGTCAACGACCTGATCGCCGCGGCGCAGGCCCGCAGCAAGGACGGGTTGAACTATGGGTCCAACGGCATAGGTACGTCGGTGCATCTGACCACCGCGTTCTTCGCGCAGCGTACCGGCACCAATCTGCTCCACGTGCCCTACAAGGGCAGCGGCGAGATGCTGGTGGATGTGGTCAACGGCAATCTGGATTTCAGCTTCAGCAACCTGCCGCCGGTGATGGGGCTGGTGCGCAAGGGCTCGATCCGGGCGATTGCCGTGACCAGCAGCTATCGCAGCAAGCAACTGCCGGACGTGCCGACCATGGCCGAGCAGGGTGTGGCGGATTTCGACGTGACGAGCTGGCTGGGCTTGTATGGTCCGGCCGGACTGCCGCCGGACCTGGTGCGCAAGCTCAGCGCGGCCCTGCAGGAGGGCATGGCGCAGCCGCAGTCGGCGGAGACGCTCAGCGCGGCGGGCTTCGAGCCCCGGCCGTCCGACGCCGCCGCCTTCGCGGAATTGAACCGGGCTGAGCTGGCGCGCTGGAAGCAGGTTGCCAGCCGCGCCAACATTTCACTGAAATTCGGAGCCTGA
- a CDS encoding type II toxin-antitoxin system VapC family toxin yields MIILDTNVISEILRPVPDARVVAWLEAQPRTALFTTTVTRGELLYGVRLLPEGQRRVALLEAVLAIFAADLAGQVLNFDGEAADAYAEIAAERRALGRPVSQFDAMIAGIARSRGASLATRNVRDFSDCGINVIDPWNC; encoded by the coding sequence TTGATCATCCTGGATACCAACGTCATCTCGGAAATCCTGCGCCCGGTGCCTGATGCACGGGTCGTGGCTTGGCTCGAAGCCCAGCCGCGAACTGCGCTGTTTACGACGACCGTCACCCGGGGCGAATTGCTTTACGGCGTGAGGTTGCTCCCTGAAGGTCAGCGCAGAGTCGCGCTGCTCGAAGCCGTGCTGGCGATCTTTGCGGCAGACCTGGCGGGGCAGGTCCTTAACTTTGATGGCGAGGCCGCAGACGCGTATGCGGAAATCGCTGCTGAGCGCCGCGCGCTCGGCAGGCCGGTTAGCCAGTTCGATGCAATGATCGCGGGCATTGCTCGATCACGGGGCGCGAGCTTGGCAACCCGTAACGTCAGAGATTTCTCAGACTGCGGAATCAACGTGATTGATCCCTGGAACTGCTGA
- a CDS encoding FadR/GntR family transcriptional regulator, protein MKKDSVAPFQSEPNLTDRVTEMLLDEITSGDYQVGEVLPPEQTIATRLGVSRTVLREAVSRLKGDGIVQSKQGRGLTVMQTARPSVLRMQAADIGDADQVLRIVELRRGFEIEAAPLAAERRSEEDLAAMRLALRKMADAIASGDVAVGVDADMEFHRCVARATRNEHYLNFFDFLAVLLKKNLRVSRSRSAKIAGRGAQAQKEHEALFAAIEKGDVELARQHARTHVDNTEARLRTAAATAERP, encoded by the coding sequence TTGAAAAAAGACTCTGTCGCTCCGTTCCAGTCAGAACCCAATCTGACGGACCGGGTCACCGAGATGCTGCTGGATGAGATCACCAGCGGCGACTATCAAGTCGGCGAGGTCCTCCCTCCAGAGCAGACCATCGCGACCCGGCTTGGCGTTTCGCGCACGGTGCTGCGCGAAGCGGTATCCCGCCTGAAGGGCGATGGCATCGTACAAAGCAAGCAGGGCCGTGGGCTGACCGTCATGCAGACGGCGCGGCCGTCGGTGTTGCGCATGCAGGCGGCCGATATCGGCGATGCCGACCAGGTGCTGCGTATCGTGGAACTGCGCCGCGGCTTTGAGATCGAGGCCGCGCCGCTGGCGGCCGAGCGCCGCAGCGAGGAAGACCTGGCCGCCATGCGGCTGGCCCTGCGCAAGATGGCCGACGCGATCGCTTCCGGCGATGTGGCGGTGGGCGTGGATGCCGACATGGAATTCCATCGCTGCGTGGCGCGCGCCACCCGCAATGAACACTATCTGAATTTCTTCGATTTCCTGGCGGTGCTGCTCAAGAAGAACCTGCGCGTTTCGCGTTCGCGGTCGGCCAAGATCGCGGGCCGCGGCGCCCAGGCGCAGAAGGAGCACGAGGCTTTGTTTGCCGCCATCGAGAAAGGCGACGTGGAGCTTGCGCGGCAGCATGCGCGCACGCACGTCGACAACACGGAAGCACGTCTGCGTACAGCGGCGGCCACGGCGGAAAGACCGTAG